From the genome of Lotus japonicus ecotype B-129 chromosome 6, LjGifu_v1.2, one region includes:
- the LOC130726027 gene encoding uncharacterized protein LOC130726027, translated as MVLISGTGNNKNVLQQTHDERAKAQGGMVVNNSHQQGNRSVESGRTQNLSNTGLIKEMTRMDEFKYGFPSESLSTTSNKWWGSSDHGDSTGTNPGTAKSQPEERGGEAEKVPCKTGNAENSETTQGSSLLTEENVACKTGNAENSETTQGSSLLTEENVACETGNAQNSETPQGSSLLTAVRKRAVEEGREAFKLGVFRGYGVNKLRKREKILLHQIFKSSLPRSWIHDL; from the exons ATGGTTTTGATAAGTGGAACTGGAAACAACAAAAA TGTTTTGCAACAAACACATGATGAGAGGGCCAAAGCACAAGGTGGTATGGTGGTGAACAATTCACACCAGCAAGGAAACAGGAGTGTTGAAAGTGGGCGTACACAGAATTTGTCCAACACAGGGTTGATCAAAGAAATGACAAGAATGGATGAATTCAAGTACGGGTTTCCTTCAGAAAGCTTATCAACTACCTCAAATAAATGGTGGGGAAGTAGTGATCATGGCGATTCTACTGGCACCAACCCAGGCACAGCCAAGAGTCAACCTGAAGAAAGAGGAGGGGAAGCAGAAAAGGTGCCGTGTAAAACTGGAAACGCTGAAAACAGTGAAACTACTCAAGGTTCATCTTTACTAACAGAAGAAAATGTGGCGTGTAAAACTGGAAACGCTGAAAACAGTGAAACTACTCAAGGTTCGTCTTTACTGACAGAAGAAAATGTGGCGTGTGAAACTGGAAACGCTCAAAACAGTGAAACTCCTCAAGGTTCATCTCTATTGACAGCTGTAAGGAAAAGGGCTGTGGAAGAAGGAAGGGAAGCATTTAAATTAGGTGTTTTTCGGGGCTACGGTGTAAACAAGCTACGCAAAAGGGAGAAAATATTGCTCCAccaaatattcaaatcttcattGCCAAGGTCGTGGATACATGACTTGTGA
- the LOC130723275 gene encoding probable receptor-like protein kinase At2g42960, giving the protein MATNSLSMEMSKKTSLLGLRLWVLIGIGVGAFIVLILCILSIWVMFRRKSRRSVDKYSLSQIPHVSKDIKVDKVGVQNYHDQAESISIPVHDKGSGKNSDKLIVHLGTSKSSDHDNISQCSSIYHHERGFSSMSGEEGSSGTAKKQSTLSLGGMVPASPLIGLPEFSHLGWGHWFTLRDLEFATSRFSAENVIGEGGYGVVYRGRLINGSEVAVKKLLNNLGQAEKEFRVEVEAIGHVRHKNLVRLLGYCIEGVHRLLVYEFVNNGNLEQWLHGAMSQHGVLTWEARMKVLLGTAKALAYLHEAIEPKVVHRDIKSSNILIDNEFNAKVSDFGLAKLLDSGESHITTRVMGTFGYVAPEYANTGLLNEKSDIYSFGVLLLEAVTGRDPVDYTRPANEVNLVEWLKIMVGTRRAEEVVDSRLEVKPTTRALKRALLVALRCVDPDAEKRPKMSQVVRMLEADEYPFREDRRNRKSRTASMEIESLKDVSGPSDAEKVKGSEDCEPVTTSQGQC; this is encoded by the exons ATGGCAACCAACAGTTTGAGTATGGAAATGTCAAAGAAGACTTCACTTTTGGGTTTGAGGTTGTGGGTTTTGATTGGGATAGGTGTTGGTGCTTTTATAGTTCTGATTCTTTGCATCTTATCTATATGGGTTATGTTTCGGAGAAAGTCTAGGAGATCTGTGGACAAGTACTCTTTATCCCAAATACCGCACGTCTCGAAGGATATCAAAGTTGACAAAGTAGGGGTGCAGAATTATCATGATCAAGCAGAAAGTATATCTATTCCTGTTCATGATAAGGGCAGTGGTAAGAATTCAGATAAGTTGATAGTTCATTTGGGCACAAGCAAATCCAGTGATCATGATAATATCAGTCAGTGCAGCTCAATTTATCATCATGAGAGAGGATTTAGTTCAATGTCAGGGGAAGAAGGAAGCTCTGGAACAGCTAAGAAGCAGTCTACATTATCATTAGGCGGGATGGTACCTGCCTCTCCTCTAATTGGCTTGCCTGAATTTTCTCATCTTGGGTGGGGCCACTGGTTCACACTTAGAGATCTGGAATTTGCAACTAGTCGTTTCTCTGCAGAGAATGTGATTGGAGAGGGTGGATATGGAGTTGTTTACCGGGGAAGACTGATCAATGGATCCGAGGTCGCAGTGAAGAAACTTCTTAACAACTT GGGACAAGCAGAGAAAGAATTCAGGGTTGAAGTGGAGGCTATAGGCCATGTTAGACATAAAAATCTTGTGCGCTTACTTGGATATTGCATAGAAGGAGTTCACAG GTTGCTGGTGTATGAATTTGTGAATAATGGTAACTTAGAACAATGGTTACATGGGGCTATGAGCCAACACGGGGTACTTACATGGGAAGCTCGCATGAAAGTTTTACTGGGCACAGCCAAAGC GCTTGCTTACTTACATGAAGCAATAGAACCAAAAGTTGTTCACCGGGATATAAAGTCTAGCAACATATTGATTGATAATGAGTTCAATGCAAAGgtttctgattttggtttggccAAACTTTTGGATTCAGGAGAAAGTCACATAACTACTAGAGTAATGGGAACCTTTGG TTACGTGGCACCAGAATATGCTAATACTGGTTTGTTAAATGAGAAGAGTGACATTTACAGCTTTGGTGTTCTCCTGCTTGAAGCGGTTACAGGAAGGGACCCTGTAGACTATACCCGTCCTGCTAACGAG GTGAATCTTGTTGAGTGGCTCAAAATTATGGTAGGGACTAGGAGGGCTGAAGAAGTTGTGGACTCAAGACTTGAAGTGAAACCGACAACTCGTGCTTTAAAACGTGCCCTTTTGGTTGCACTCAGGTGTGTTGATCCTGATGCTGAAAAGAGGCCCAAAATGAGTCAGGTTGTGAGGATGCTTGAAGCCGATGAATATCCTTTCCGAGAG GATCGAAGGAATAGAAAGAGCCGCACTGCCAGCATGGAAATTGAGTCTCTGAAGGATGTTTCTGGTCCATCTGATGCTGAAAAGGTGAAGGGTTCTGAAGACTGTGAACCTGTGACGACGAGTCAAGGGCAGTGTTGA